Proteins encoded in a region of the Paenibacillus pedocola genome:
- a CDS encoding polysaccharide deacetylase family protein — MPSASANQEASAAPADQGKSPAAPSPSPSPTSEGTGGNETAAATATSETGATAQPSEEPASAEIPLLYHMNKNYDIVPNEEGTNKKVVLLTFDDGPKEADMINSLIDTLDKHQAKAIFFVNGYRVKEHPELLKLIHDRGGILGNHSWDHIVLKDKSYSEVKKQIENVQTIVKQVTGESPVFFRPPHGAGGDVGKKVAAENGLLYMTWSVGSLDWEMKEKEQGKTDTLIKNVTGQLHSGSNILMHELPWTVEALDKLLTTLEGKGYSFVDPRSIELKMR, encoded by the coding sequence ATGCCATCTGCCAGCGCTAACCAGGAAGCCTCAGCAGCACCAGCTGACCAGGGTAAGAGCCCTGCAGCACCAAGTCCTTCTCCTTCTCCAACCTCTGAAGGTACCGGAGGAAATGAAACAGCAGCCGCAACGGCTACTTCCGAAACAGGCGCAACGGCCCAGCCCAGTGAAGAACCGGCTTCAGCAGAAATCCCACTGCTGTACCATATGAACAAAAATTACGACATTGTCCCAAATGAAGAAGGAACAAATAAAAAAGTGGTCCTGCTTACCTTTGATGACGGTCCTAAGGAAGCGGATATGATTAATTCACTGATCGACACGCTGGATAAACATCAGGCGAAGGCAATCTTTTTCGTGAACGGCTACCGGGTGAAGGAGCATCCAGAACTGCTAAAGCTGATCCACGACCGCGGTGGCATTCTTGGGAACCACAGCTGGGATCATATTGTCCTGAAAGATAAATCGTACAGTGAAGTAAAGAAACAGATCGAGAATGTGCAGACTATCGTGAAGCAGGTAACCGGCGAATCCCCGGTATTCTTCCGTCCGCCGCACGGTGCAGGCGGGGATGTCGGTAAAAAGGTAGCTGCGGAGAACGGCCTGCTTTATATGACCTGGTCTGTCGGATCGCTGGATTGGGAAATGAAAGAGAAGGAACAGGGAAAAACCGATACACTGATTAAAAATGTGACAGGTCAGCTTCACTCCGGCAGCAATATACTGATGCATGAGCTTCCATGGACTGTAGAGGCACTTGACAAGCTGCTTACCACCCTGGAAGGCAAAGGATACAGCTTTGTCGACCCGCGAAGCATTGAGCTGAAGATGCGCTAA
- a CDS encoding metallophosphoesterase, translated as MVTAWMTAIAAAAVLALCIFGSIMLAAAFRHRIIAEEIVLDALPPGFDGFRILFITDIHRRLLPKALQASLGGEIDAVFLGGDITEKGNSLSRLSDNMNLLCSIAPVYAVHGNHDYKAKVLLVDNIIRGSGARLLMDENVFLERKGQKLLLTGVDFPKQGGKRKYAPLPLAPLSAVPYCRIILVHDPLWLSKQSSVPADLVLAGHTHGGQVVLPFGLQMHTDPFYRTYNAGKYSIPREDGTGADAKLLISRGFGTAHLPIRWRSPAEIHVLTLRLGQDRA; from the coding sequence ATGGTAACCGCCTGGATGACAGCTATAGCGGCAGCTGCTGTTCTTGCGCTTTGCATCTTTGGATCAATAATGTTAGCTGCCGCTTTCAGGCATAGAATTATTGCCGAGGAAATAGTCCTGGATGCTTTGCCCCCAGGATTTGACGGCTTCCGTATTTTGTTTATTACTGATATCCACCGTAGACTGCTTCCCAAAGCCTTGCAGGCGTCCCTGGGCGGGGAGATCGATGCCGTATTCCTGGGCGGCGACATCACTGAGAAAGGGAATTCGCTAAGCCGTCTTTCTGATAATATGAACTTACTATGTTCCATTGCTCCTGTATATGCCGTTCATGGCAATCATGACTATAAGGCAAAGGTGCTACTTGTAGATAATATTATCCGCGGCAGCGGAGCCAGACTGCTTATGGATGAGAACGTCTTTCTCGAACGGAAAGGGCAGAAGCTGCTGCTGACAGGTGTGGATTTCCCTAAGCAGGGGGGCAAGAGAAAGTATGCCCCACTACCGCTTGCTCCTTTATCTGCTGTACCATACTGCAGGATCATCCTTGTGCACGATCCGCTGTGGCTCTCGAAGCAGTCCTCCGTTCCTGCAGACCTTGTCCTTGCCGGGCACACGCATGGCGGCCAGGTTGTTCTTCCGTTTGGCCTGCAAATGCATACCGATCCGTTCTATCGTACATATAATGCCGGCAAATACAGCATTCCCCGGGAAGATGGAACCGGAGCTGATGCCAAGCTACTGATCAGCCGCGGCTTCGGTACAGCACATCTCCCGATCCGCTGGCGCAGTCCTGCAGAAATTCATGTGCTGACGCTGCGTCTAGGACAGGACAGGGCTTGA
- a CDS encoding CPBP family intramembrane glutamic endopeptidase, with protein MKKFKFGDIKIKKADPQHLTDKLLLLNLYITQGLTLFIGLIWILLQKRNPFDILNFPGSAKFVLWGLGLAGIMLIVDFLLTHIVPEESMDDGGINDLLFGRRPLWHIIIIAAMVAVCEELLFRGAIQHSFGPYWTSILFAVIHVRYLRHFIPTGWVFLSSYGLGYIYIHTGTLWAPILCHFLIDLFSGLVIRYRRES; from the coding sequence ATGAAAAAATTTAAATTTGGCGATATCAAAATCAAAAAGGCCGACCCTCAGCATCTTACTGATAAGCTGCTTCTGCTCAATCTCTATATTACACAGGGGCTTACCTTATTTATCGGTTTGATATGGATATTATTGCAGAAAAGAAATCCGTTTGACATATTAAATTTTCCCGGCAGCGCCAAATTTGTGCTCTGGGGCCTTGGTTTAGCTGGAATTATGCTGATTGTGGATTTTTTGTTAACCCATATCGTACCGGAAGAAAGCATGGATGATGGAGGCATAAATGATCTTTTATTCGGCCGCAGGCCGCTCTGGCACATCATCATCATCGCGGCCATGGTGGCCGTATGCGAAGAGCTTTTGTTTAGGGGAGCTATCCAGCACTCATTCGGACCCTACTGGACAAGCATTCTGTTTGCAGTGATTCATGTGCGTTATTTGCGCCACTTTATTCCGACCGGCTGGGTGTTCCTCAGCAGTTATGGTCTGGGATATATTTACATCCACACAGGAACCCTGTGGGCACCGATATTATGTCATTTCCTGATCGATCTGTTCTCAGGGCTAGTGATCCGCTACAGGAGGGAATCATGA
- the serA gene encoding phosphoglycerate dehydrogenase, with protein MFKVLVSDPISDLGIQQLMDANDVVVDKKTGLSEDELIAIIGEYDGLLVRSQTTVTEKIIAAGTNLKVIGRAGVGVDNIKLEAATQRGVVVINAPDGNTITTCEHAFAMMMALARHIPQAYAKTISGVWDKKTFLGVELRGKTLGVLGMGRIGSEVAKRAKAFGMNILAYDPFLTPDRAEKLEVKLASVDDIVRGADFITVHTPLTAETRHMISRPQFEVMKKGMRIINCARGGVIDEMALVEAIDSGIVAGAAFDVFEKEPPQADHPFLSHPKIIVTPHLGASTVEAQENVAIDVSEQVLHILRNEPFINAVNIPPVAPSVMNKLQPYFTLGEKLGSFATQLTHGAISEITVEYAGDLSDVDTQPLTRYIVKGVLSRHFGGDVNIVNSMHLAKTRDVNVIVTKSPKTKGFTNLITVTLKADPDEERLVAGTLLQGYGERIVQVNKFPVDIAPEGHQILISHNDKPGIIGLVGTLLGENDVNIASMQVGRKIVGGAAIMLLTVDKAVPQQVLVKLAGLQEINTAEEVILL; from the coding sequence ATGTTTAAAGTATTAGTATCGGATCCGATCAGTGATTTGGGCATTCAGCAATTGATGGACGCAAACGATGTAGTTGTGGACAAGAAAACAGGACTGAGCGAAGATGAACTGATTGCCATCATTGGCGAATATGACGGTCTGCTTGTCCGCAGCCAGACGACGGTTACAGAGAAAATAATCGCTGCCGGCACCAACCTGAAGGTTATCGGCCGTGCCGGAGTCGGAGTTGACAACATCAAGCTGGAGGCGGCTACGCAGCGCGGTGTCGTGGTCATTAACGCCCCGGACGGAAATACAATTACAACCTGTGAGCATGCATTCGCCATGATGATGGCACTGGCGCGCCACATCCCGCAGGCTTATGCCAAGACGATTTCCGGCGTGTGGGATAAGAAGACCTTCCTTGGCGTAGAGCTGCGCGGCAAAACATTAGGTGTTCTCGGTATGGGCCGCATCGGCAGCGAAGTAGCTAAACGCGCTAAAGCGTTCGGCATGAACATTCTTGCCTACGATCCGTTCCTGACCCCTGACCGTGCGGAGAAGCTGGAAGTAAAACTTGCTTCCGTTGACGACATCGTCCGCGGTGCGGATTTCATTACCGTACACACTCCGCTCACTGCCGAAACCCGTCATATGATTTCCCGCCCGCAGTTTGAAGTTATGAAAAAGGGAATGCGTATCATTAACTGTGCCCGCGGGGGAGTCATTGATGAAATGGCACTCGTTGAAGCAATCGACAGCGGAATTGTTGCCGGGGCTGCCTTCGACGTATTCGAGAAGGAACCGCCGCAGGCCGATCACCCGTTCCTGTCCCATCCTAAGATCATCGTAACCCCGCATCTCGGTGCCTCAACCGTAGAAGCCCAGGAGAACGTAGCCATCGACGTATCGGAGCAGGTGCTGCACATTCTGCGCAACGAGCCGTTCATCAATGCTGTTAACATTCCGCCGGTTGCACCAAGCGTAATGAATAAGCTCCAGCCATACTTCACCCTCGGCGAGAAGCTTGGCAGCTTCGCTACACAGCTCACACACGGTGCGATCAGTGAAATCACTGTCGAATATGCCGGAGATCTCTCGGACGTGGATACACAGCCGCTGACCCGCTATATTGTTAAGGGTGTGCTCTCCCGCCACTTCGGCGGCGATGTCAATATCGTCAACTCCATGCATTTGGCTAAAACCAGGGATGTTAATGTAATTGTTACGAAATCCCCTAAGACCAAAGGCTTCACTAACCTGATTACCGTTACTCTGAAAGCAGATCCGGACGAGGAACGCCTGGTAGCTGGTACCCTGCTGCAGGGATACGGCGAGCGTATCGTCCAAGTGAATAAATTCCCGGTCGACATTGCTCCGGAAGGCCATCAAATTCTGATCTCCCACAACGATAAACCGGGAATTATCGGTCTCGTCGGCACATTGCTGGGTGAAAATGACGTCAATATCGCATCCATGCAGGTGGGACGCAAAATCGTCGGCGGTGCGGCAATTATGCTTCTGACCGTCGACAAGGCAGTACCGCAGCAAGTCCTGGTTAAGCTGGCCGGATTGCAGGAAATTAATACTGCAGAAGAAGTTATTCTGCTGTAG
- a CDS encoding SDR family NAD(P)-dependent oxidoreductase, with protein MLTNLRGKVALVTGASRGAGRGIAMELAKAGAYVYLTGRSSGAQQEGRRKGTVDSVINEILLSGGEGAAIRCDHTKDSQTESVVRQIAEEQGRLDILVNNVWGGNELPIDSKPFWELPTEHWGNMFDAGVRAQLMTNYYAIPLMRSSQDGGRLIIHTTYWDRYKYIGNLYYDLAKNALVRMAYGLSVELAADGIAVIPLSPGWMRTELVLESLGTDEAHWQEVEELKSSESTAYIGRAVVALAADADKMALTGIPLQVGELAEKYGFTDIDGRRVPVFHVPE; from the coding sequence ATGTTGACAAATCTGCGGGGAAAAGTAGCACTGGTTACCGGAGCAAGCAGAGGAGCAGGGCGGGGGATCGCGATGGAACTGGCCAAAGCGGGCGCTTACGTCTATCTAACCGGCAGAAGTTCCGGTGCCCAGCAGGAAGGGCGCCGGAAAGGGACAGTAGACAGTGTGATAAATGAGATTCTCCTTAGTGGAGGTGAGGGAGCGGCTATCCGCTGTGACCACACTAAGGATAGTCAGACAGAGAGTGTTGTCCGGCAGATCGCCGAAGAGCAGGGCAGACTTGATATCCTGGTCAACAATGTATGGGGCGGTAATGAACTCCCGATCGACAGCAAACCGTTCTGGGAGCTGCCGACAGAGCACTGGGGGAATATGTTCGATGCTGGTGTCAGGGCGCAGCTGATGACTAACTATTATGCGATTCCGCTGATGCGCAGCAGCCAGGACGGCGGGAGACTGATTATTCACACCACCTATTGGGACCGTTATAAATACATCGGTAATTTATATTATGATCTGGCCAAAAATGCACTGGTTCGCATGGCTTACGGATTGTCTGTTGAACTCGCTGCGGACGGAATTGCCGTTATTCCGCTGTCACCCGGGTGGATGCGGACCGAGCTGGTGCTGGAGAGCCTTGGTACAGACGAGGCACATTGGCAGGAGGTGGAGGAACTGAAGTCAAGTGAATCTACGGCGTATATAGGACGGGCAGTAGTGGCCCTGGCCGCAGATGCTGATAAGATGGCTTTGACGGGAATTCCACTGCAGGTAGGGGAACTGGCGGAGAAATACGGATTCACGGATATTGACGGACGCAGAGTGCCGGTCTTTCACGTCCCTGAATAA
- a CDS encoding helix-turn-helix transcriptional regulator, producing MRADRLLSIMLLLQSRGKLSSRELARMLEVSERTVIRDMEALSSSGVPVLAERGRDGGWMLAEGYRTSLTGMKPNEIGSLLLTADASILEALGIQDDFSSAVRKLEAAAKPQDSPLQFLSSRIHIDGAGWHPSGESYPFLTLLQEAIWENRKVSLTYSNGDECTVRLISPLGLVAKRGVWYVVAETSNGMRTYRVSRITDAQITRDMFTRPQGFELARYWEESTASFKSGLPRYPATLLILETALASLQQERYVSVTSIEPSFKAGWLTVLADFQTLESACKIILSLGQHALVTGPQELIDSVITSLRETITLYEERMQYPLL from the coding sequence ATGAGGGCAGACCGCTTATTATCCATAATGCTTCTGCTGCAAAGCCGAGGCAAACTCAGCTCACGTGAGCTTGCACGTATGCTTGAGGTCTCTGAGCGGACCGTTATACGCGACATGGAGGCGCTCAGTTCCTCCGGAGTCCCTGTGCTGGCAGAAAGAGGACGCGATGGCGGCTGGATGCTTGCTGAAGGCTACAGAACTTCCTTGACAGGAATGAAGCCGAATGAGATTGGCTCTTTGCTCCTGACAGCAGATGCCTCAATCTTAGAAGCGCTGGGAATTCAGGATGATTTCTCTTCTGCTGTCCGCAAACTGGAAGCAGCAGCCAAACCTCAAGACTCTCCGCTCCAATTTCTGAGTTCGCGTATCCATATCGATGGTGCCGGATGGCATCCTTCCGGTGAGTCTTATCCTTTCCTTACATTGCTGCAGGAAGCTATCTGGGAGAACCGGAAAGTATCGCTCACTTACAGTAATGGCGATGAATGCACGGTTAGGCTGATTTCTCCGCTCGGACTTGTGGCCAAACGCGGTGTCTGGTATGTCGTTGCCGAAACCAGCAATGGAATGAGGACCTACCGGGTTTCCAGAATCACCGATGCCCAAATCACCCGCGATATGTTTACCCGGCCGCAAGGATTTGAGCTGGCCCGCTATTGGGAGGAATCCACAGCCTCCTTCAAATCAGGGCTGCCCCGCTACCCTGCCACCTTGCTGATCTTGGAAACTGCACTAGCGTCTCTTCAGCAGGAACGGTATGTATCCGTCACAAGCATCGAGCCGTCCTTCAAAGCCGGCTGGCTGACAGTCCTTGCCGATTTCCAGACACTGGAATCCGCCTGCAAAATTATATTATCGTTAGGACAACATGCTCTGGTTACTGGGCCTCAGGAACTGATTGACAGTGTGATAACCAGCTTGCGGGAAACCATTACTTTATATGAAGAAAGAATGCAATACCCCCTTCTTTAG
- a CDS encoding methyl-accepting chemotaxis protein: MNWLTKLPLKQRIVAGCYLVAALFAVPVLITMVIMGKIILGIVLVAALAGLTYPLARYVERTLTSSFDDISNVTHTIAKGDFTLRADENGSMGEVSRSFNTMIDKLKKILTEASQITRHVMDASRGIEDKNQNLKIVMAQVASSSNELAQGANEISVDIADMTDSIKDIEIKVSNYTSSTKEMNKRSIHTLELVEKGRLSVDTQAEGMRKNIEATNKVASTIETLSQNARGISMIAKSITEIAEQTNLLSLNASIEAARAGEHGRGFAVVAQEVRKLAEESTSSTKEVFGLVRSIEADIKQAVENIAINEEVVQVQNEMIVETAHIFSQIVQSVQYITEQIAAFSAESDLMLESALKISSAIENISAITQQTAAGTEEVSAAMNEQINALQSVAEETDKMTQAVFQLQKTIHIFKF; the protein is encoded by the coding sequence ATGAACTGGTTGACCAAGCTTCCGTTAAAACAGAGAATTGTTGCCGGTTGTTATCTTGTCGCTGCATTATTTGCTGTCCCGGTTTTAATCACAATGGTGATTATGGGCAAAATCATTCTCGGCATCGTGCTCGTTGCCGCATTGGCCGGCCTGACTTATCCTCTTGCGCGCTATGTTGAGAGAACGCTTACATCCTCTTTTGACGATATCTCCAATGTAACTCACACGATTGCAAAAGGTGACTTCACTCTTAGGGCAGACGAAAACGGATCGATGGGAGAGGTCAGCCGTTCCTTCAACACTATGATAGACAAGCTGAAGAAAATTCTGACAGAGGCTTCACAGATCACCCGCCATGTAATGGACGCCAGCAGAGGCATCGAGGATAAGAACCAGAACCTAAAAATAGTAATGGCACAGGTTGCTTCTTCTTCCAATGAACTGGCCCAGGGGGCGAATGAGATCTCCGTGGATATTGCAGATATGACGGATTCGATCAAGGATATTGAAATCAAAGTCTCCAACTATACAAGCTCTACCAAGGAAATGAATAAACGTTCTATACATACGCTTGAACTTGTCGAAAAAGGCAGGCTGTCCGTTGACACCCAGGCAGAAGGTATGCGCAAAAATATTGAAGCCACGAACAAGGTGGCCAGCACCATCGAGACGCTCTCACAAAATGCCCGCGGCATTTCGATGATTGCTAAGAGCATTACGGAAATCGCCGAACAGACCAATCTGCTGTCGCTTAACGCCTCGATTGAGGCTGCACGTGCGGGTGAGCATGGGCGCGGTTTCGCCGTTGTCGCTCAGGAAGTACGGAAGCTCGCTGAAGAGTCCACTTCCTCCACCAAAGAAGTCTTCGGTCTGGTCCGCAGCATTGAAGCCGATATCAAGCAGGCTGTGGAGAATATCGCAATCAATGAAGAAGTGGTTCAAGTACAGAATGAGATGATCGTCGAAACCGCACATATTTTCTCGCAAATTGTTCAAAGTGTCCAATACATAACCGAACAAATCGCTGCCTTCTCTGCGGAGAGTGACCTCATGCTGGAAAGTGCGCTCAAGATCTCCAGTGCCATTGAAAATATATCCGCGATCACCCAGCAGACTGCAGCCGGTACTGAAGAAGTATCCGCAGCCATGAACGAGCAGATTAACGCCTTGCAGTCCGTTGCCGAAGAGACCGATAAAATGACCCAAGCGGTCTTCCAGCTGCAAAAAACCATTCATATTTTCAAATTTTAG
- a CDS encoding thiamine pyrophosphate-binding protein: MELLKTVADHMAEALRNLGVTHSFGIIGKSICPVVLKMVDYGIEFIPGRHESSSGFEAAGYALKTGNLGVAFGTSGPGGTNLLTAAAHAKANNLPVLFITGHQSIKELGIPQCQDSSSYLADLAEMFRPATLFSKLVERGDHFSTIFNHAVSIALGGQRGPVHLCLPFDVQTERLEECRIVIPERESLISIANFERVVSAINKASNPLIIAGKGVNRSGAHQELAQLAETFNIPVVTSPGGKGAIAWDHPLYHGPVGVGGCSHGDDLLNSSDLYIVLGSRLSDMTICNLKAENHPATLIQFDVDPTYVGKILNSQTIPVSGDVRDNLAYYLEHIDRDTIKKHKTKADVHYAEELPVLPKLSLASVMSTFSDMIPYNSLVFVDDGSHGFNAVKWYNVKKPGSFIFDAYFACMGNAIGMAIGAKVAAPEETVFCITGDGCFMMLGAEINTAVCKNIPVIFIVVNNMQLDMALKGMEKTTGRIDGTIFEVPMDAVKFAESLGATGYRCETADQFSAAVNAAVESNRVAVIELLTDRDEMPPTAHRTLNLD; the protein is encoded by the coding sequence GTGGAGCTTTTGAAAACAGTCGCAGATCATATGGCTGAGGCACTACGAAACCTCGGTGTAACACATTCCTTTGGTATCATCGGCAAATCTATATGTCCCGTTGTTCTCAAAATGGTTGATTACGGCATTGAGTTTATTCCAGGAAGACATGAATCAAGCTCCGGATTCGAAGCCGCCGGCTATGCTCTTAAAACCGGTAATCTCGGGGTAGCCTTCGGCACCTCGGGACCCGGCGGAACGAATCTACTTACTGCTGCAGCCCATGCCAAGGCAAATAACCTCCCTGTTCTGTTTATTACCGGACATCAGTCCATAAAGGAGCTGGGGATTCCCCAGTGCCAGGATTCCTCATCCTATCTGGCAGATCTGGCGGAGATGTTCAGACCCGCTACGCTATTCAGCAAGCTGGTAGAACGCGGCGATCATTTTAGTACCATTTTTAATCATGCTGTCTCTATCGCCCTAGGCGGTCAGCGCGGACCGGTCCACTTATGTCTCCCCTTTGATGTCCAGACCGAAAGGCTCGAAGAGTGCCGAATTGTGATTCCTGAACGCGAGTCACTCATCAGCATTGCTAATTTCGAGCGGGTAGTTTCCGCCATTAATAAGGCCTCTAATCCCCTTATTATCGCCGGTAAGGGCGTGAACCGTTCCGGTGCCCACCAGGAGCTTGCGCAGCTGGCTGAAACGTTCAATATTCCTGTGGTTACTTCTCCCGGGGGCAAGGGCGCCATTGCCTGGGATCACCCGCTGTATCACGGCCCGGTCGGTGTGGGTGGCTGCAGTCATGGTGATGATTTGCTGAATAGCAGCGACCTGTATATTGTACTTGGTTCTCGCCTCAGTGATATGACCATCTGTAATCTTAAGGCGGAGAATCACCCGGCTACCCTGATCCAATTCGATGTCGATCCTACTTATGTCGGTAAAATTCTGAACTCACAGACTATCCCGGTTAGCGGTGATGTACGTGACAATCTGGCTTACTATCTGGAGCATATCGATAGAGACACTATTAAAAAACATAAAACAAAAGCCGATGTTCATTATGCAGAAGAATTACCAGTACTGCCTAAACTTTCACTTGCTTCGGTAATGAGTACTTTTAGTGACATGATCCCATATAACAGTTTAGTTTTTGTGGATGATGGCAGCCATGGCTTTAATGCCGTGAAATGGTACAACGTGAAGAAACCCGGCAGCTTTATCTTCGATGCTTATTTTGCCTGCATGGGCAATGCCATCGGTATGGCTATAGGTGCTAAAGTTGCTGCGCCGGAAGAAACGGTATTCTGCATTACCGGTGACGGCTGCTTTATGATGCTTGGCGCCGAAATAAACACCGCAGTGTGCAAGAACATCCCGGTTATTTTTATCGTGGTCAACAACATGCAGCTGGACATGGCTCTAAAGGGTATGGAAAAAACAACCGGCAGAATCGATGGCACAATCTTCGAAGTTCCGATGGACGCAGTGAAATTCGCCGAATCACTCGGAGCGACCGGCTACAGATGCGAGACAGCTGACCAATTCTCTGCAGCCGTAAATGCTGCGGTAGAATCCAACCGGGTAGCTGTTATTGAGCTGCTGACCGACCGTGATGAAATGCCTCCAACGGCCCACCGCACCTTAAATCTCGACTAA
- a CDS encoding carboxymuconolactone decarboxylase family protein, whose amino-acid sequence MENTVNSGLKHFSNLSGDYGAKALAPIKEHFPELAEYIMGNAYGDIFQRTTIGSDWKEIAVISSLITMGQFEQLGVHYVMALRVGMTVDQIKGILLHLVPCVGAPRVISAFNVLLATLEEIQ is encoded by the coding sequence GTGGAAAATACGGTTAACAGCGGTCTAAAGCACTTCTCCAATCTGTCCGGCGACTATGGCGCCAAAGCTCTGGCTCCGATTAAAGAGCATTTTCCGGAATTGGCTGAGTACATCATGGGTAATGCTTACGGCGACATTTTTCAGCGCACTACGATCGGTTCTGACTGGAAGGAAATTGCCGTCATTTCCTCTCTGATCACCATGGGGCAGTTTGAGCAATTAGGGGTTCATTATGTGATGGCGCTGCGAGTCGGTATGACCGTAGATCAGATCAAGGGGATTTTGCTACATCTGGTACCGTGCGTCGGTGCTCCGAGAGTCATTTCCGCCTTTAATGTCCTGCTTGCCACACTCGAAGAAATCCAATAA
- a CDS encoding 3-oxoacyl-[acyl-carrier-protein] synthase III C-terminal domain-containing protein, whose translation MAGIRIKDIDIYHPSKKIDNDFFIQHFDEKGIDIRGLLTALGRESRYSIDNEEENSLTMAFEAASNVLDKTGLTGADIDLIAYASQTPEYIFPTNSLMIHRLIGGASHTICIDSNANCAGMTASVEQVSRQMMANPRIRRALVIGSDHVAPHADRNDPVYYANFGDAAAAVILERDENSVGFIDSIYQTDTCVYGNSMFPAEGMANLGRRGVGKGEFNVKFIPFDDSICVDAASESINTLLSDNGIAPETIKAACFSQLSLPNIRAVSDKTGIGSDAAVYIGDEFGYTSTSSPFVALHKAVTTGKIERGDKVLFWTVGAGWQNVAFVMEY comes from the coding sequence ATGGCCGGAATACGTATTAAGGATATTGATATCTATCATCCAAGTAAAAAGATTGATAATGACTTTTTCATACAGCATTTTGACGAAAAAGGTATAGATATCCGCGGACTCCTGACAGCTCTGGGCCGTGAGAGCCGCTATAGTATTGACAACGAGGAAGAGAATTCTCTGACTATGGCTTTTGAGGCAGCAAGCAATGTACTGGACAAGACGGGCCTTACCGGTGCTGACATTGATCTTATCGCTTATGCCAGCCAGACTCCTGAATATATCTTTCCTACGAACTCGCTGATGATTCACCGGCTGATCGGCGGCGCTTCCCACACTATTTGTATCGACAGCAATGCGAACTGCGCCGGTATGACCGCTTCAGTGGAACAGGTAAGCCGCCAGATGATGGCTAACCCGAGAATCCGCCGGGCACTGGTTATCGGCTCGGACCATGTGGCTCCGCATGCCGACAGGAATGATCCGGTCTACTACGCCAACTTCGGAGACGCTGCTGCCGCAGTGATCCTCGAGCGTGATGAGAATTCCGTTGGCTTCATCGATTCCATATACCAGACAGACACCTGCGTCTACGGCAATTCGATGTTCCCTGCAGAAGGCATGGCGAATCTTGGCCGCCGAGGGGTAGGCAAAGGAGAGTTCAACGTAAAGTTCATTCCTTTTGACGACTCCATTTGTGTGGATGCAGCCTCCGAGTCTATCAATACACTCCTGAGTGATAACGGGATCGCTCCTGAAACCATTAAAGCGGCATGCTTCTCCCAGTTATCCCTGCCGAATATTCGTGCCGTATCTGACAAGACCGGTATCGGCAGCGACGCAGCCGTCTATATCGGCGATGAATTCGGCTATACTTCGACGAGCAGCCCTTTTGTCGCTCTTCATAAAGCGGTGACTACCGGCAAGATTGAGCGGGGTGACAAGGTTCTTTTCTGGACAGTCGGCGCCGGCTGGCAGAACGTAGCCTTTGTGATGGAATACTAA